A window of the Lactuca sativa cultivar Salinas chromosome 5, Lsat_Salinas_v11, whole genome shotgun sequence genome harbors these coding sequences:
- the LOC111903557 gene encoding uncharacterized protein LOC111903557 gives MEDKETASDRIQNRNIVDMLRDNKASGSKKNWKAFRDTLRLKRAGRAWTSTVPIPASDLPINTNSSTNRMMIRRGSSRYPSDPNVDELDGEATRQLGYMPDRQRSGRLLPLETDPEEESDNNPPDGGETEPEQQMSLMSLLSDHGSHYNAGPDEHSILFFFSVANGNVMRLVFLFIVRK, from the exons ATGGAAGACAAAGAAACAGCTTCAGATCGGATACAAAATCGGAATATTGTGGATATGCTTCGAGACAATAAAGCTTCCGGATCGAAGAAGAATTGGAAGGCGTTTCGAGACACGCTCCGCCTCAAACGCGCCGGTAGAGCGTGGACCTCCACCGTCCCTATCCCCGCCTCTGACCTCCCGATCAACACCAACAGTAGTACTAACCGTATGATGATCCGACGTGGCTCTTCAAGATATCCAAGCGACCCGAACGTCGACGAATTGGACGGCGAGGCAACTCGGCAGTTAGGGTATATGCCGGACAGGCAACGCAGCGGCCGGTTACTCCCACTGGAAACCGATCCGGAGGAGGAAAGCGATAATAACCCCCCGGACGGCGGCGAGACAGAGCCTGAACAACAGATGTCGTTGATGTCATTGCTCTCAGATCACGGGTCTCATTACAATGCAGGTCCAGATGAACAC AgtatcttattttttttttctgtcgCTAATGGGAATGTTATGAGGCTGGTGTTCTTGTTCATTGTACGTAAGTAA
- the LOC111903520 gene encoding UDP-glycosyltransferase 87A1 has protein sequence MNQVVVMPYPGRGHINPLLNFCHLLSSRLNQPNRTTVFTIVVTEEWLGIIHPDRKQANNNILFATIPNVLPSELNRGSNMITFLTAVRTKMQPPFEEVLDQMKLPVTLIIADVTMFWPFEVANRRNIPVAAYWPMSASMFSLMHHIDLLESHNHLYVDESERGHEHIDYIPGIPSLTIADMPMVFHAKYGEMFKGLIPNPLEVTKKANYVLLSTIYELESKVIDALRSKIQIPIYTCGLNIPYSQIEPNLESYGYGLINWLDSKPLGSVMYVSFGSYLPVSSAEMDEIAAGLAQSGVYFLWVARGETSRLKEMCGEKGMMVDWCDQLRVLLHSSIGGFWSHCGWNSVKESMFSGVPMLTFPILLDQPLNSKAIVENWKIGWNIRKEVRGIERDKIAEVVRKFMDSKSVERLGMMERVKKVQEICQESGSSEEDLKAFVNDMVTN, from the exons ATGAATCAGGTGGTGGTGATGCCATATCCAGGAAGAGGCCACATAAACCCTCTCTTGAACTTCTGTCACTTGCTATCTTCTCGATTGAACCAACCTAATCGCACCACCGTCTTCACCATCGTCGTCACAGAGGAGTGGCTGGGAATTATCCATCCAGACCGGAAGCAAGCTAACAATAACATTCTATTCGCTACTATCCCTAACGTCCTCCCTTCAGAGCTCAATCGTGGCTCCAACATGATCACCTTCCTCACTGCTGTTAGAACCAAAATGCAACCTCCTTTTGAGGAGGTGCTTGATCAGATGAAGCTTCCGGTGACACTCATCATTGCGGATGTGACTATGTTCTGGCCGTTTGAAGTCGCTAACAGGAGGAACATTCCGGTAGCAGCATATTGGCCGATGTCCGCCTCCATGTTTTCCCTGATGCACCATATCGATCTTCTTGAATCCCACAATCACCTTTACGTCGATGAGTCAG AGAGAGGACACGAACACATTGATTACATTCCCGGAATACCTTCATTGACGATAGCAGATATGCCGATGGTATTTCACGCCAAATACGGCGAAATGTTCAAGGGTTTGATCCCGAATCCTCTAGAGGTAACAAAAAAAGCAAATTACGTCTTATTATCCACCATTTACGAGTTAGAATCCAAAGTCATCGATGCCCTGCGTTCCAAAATACAAATACCCATCTACACATGTGGATTAAACATACCTTACTCTCAAATCGAACCCAATCTTGAATCATATGGCTATGGCCTCATAAACTGGTTAGACTCTAAGCCTCTAGGATCCGTCATGTATGTTTCTTTTGGTAGTTATTTACCAGTGTCGAGTGCTGAAATGGATGAAATCGCAGCCGGTTTAGCACAAAGCGGTGTTTATTTTTTGTGGGTTGCGAGAGGAGAAACGTCGCGTTTGAAAGAAATGTGTGGTGAAAAGGGGATGATGGTGGATTGGTGTGACCAATTAAGGGTTTTGTTACATTCTTCGATTGGAGGGTTTTGGAGTCATTGTGGGTGGAACTCGGTGaaagagagtatgttttcaggtgtGCCGATGTTAACTTTTCCTATATTGCTTGATCAACCACTTAATAGTAAAGCCATTGTTGAAAATTGGAAGATTGGATGGAATATTAGGAAGGAAGTGAGGGGTATAGAGAGAGATAAGATAGCAGAAGTTGTGAGGAAGTTTATGGATTCGAAGAGTGTCGAGAGGTTAGGGATGATGGAGCGAGTGAAGAAAGTTCAAGAAATTTGTCAAGAAAGTGGATCAAGTGAGGAAGATCTCAAGGCGTTTGTTAACGACATGGTTACGAATTAA
- the LOC111903556 gene encoding hydroxyethylthiazole kinase — protein sequence MLHESSDAVESVKSSDNIVAILGLVDFVTDGQRVFGSHNGVPMMQKITASGCSVTAQIAAFVAIDPAHAFEGTTSAFFVFGLAGDIGMELAKGSASLRVPLIDSLHSLDQDTVLEEL from the coding sequence ATGTTGCATGAATCCAGTGATGCTGTGGAATCCGTGAAATCGAGCGACAATATAGTTGCAATTTTAGGATTGGTTGACTTTGTTACAGATGGTCAAAGAGTTTTCGGTTCGCATAACGGAGTTCCGATGATGCAAAAGATAACGGCGAGCGGATGTTCAGTCACTGCTCAGATTGCTGCTTTTGTTGCAATCGACCCAGCACACGCTTTTGAAGGCACGACATCTGCGTTTTTTGTATTTGGTTTGGCCGGCGACATCGGAATGGAATTGGCAAAAGGTTCGGCGTCACTGAGAGTGCCTCTGATTGATTCCCTCCATAGCCTCGATCAAGACACTGTTCTTGAAGAATTGtga